Proteins co-encoded in one Methylomonas albis genomic window:
- a CDS encoding serine protease translates to MNRVKLISWYLSCLLTMLGCETRAEYDAEGLFKQVSSSIVTIQTFDEKGRQQGQGSGVVVDKDRIVTNCHVIREADSLKVAAGSQVYAAAWTQTDPSRDICVISAEGIVAPPIDTRKMGNVKIGETVFAVGNPLGFGLSVSSGLVSSISPYRDEQVIVASVPLSPGSSGGGLFDSRGRLLGITTAILTAGQNLNIVLPADWIAEMSKRGTAPPPPSVSPGPEPRWMEETIALQHAGNLLEFENHVRKWRETQPNSALAAAYLGVALGGKNPKEAEAALRDAVRLDDRNEFAWFVLAKLLYRLDQRDEAKQILQKALQLSPNHGSAYSTKAEWLLADNKPKEAYAAVQDAIRVEPGVVEHWRWLGVIADRLDRAEESAKAYQTALRLNPMDDASKQALSNVLARNGKADAARLILGKDSDSNPSNAGTWLSMGFTESARKHYGDAEKAFRKALEISPGNSNAWVGLGVVLTETNRLKDAEQAYDKAYDSKPDDRGVVAEILTNRGNVKSKLGDKRAALADIETAIRTDPTYANAYRSLGILKVEARDHRAVVEAFRKVVASNIVGADDWATLGEALEALGEKSEALEALKKSEKLNPNSQQVLQKLTGYYGRNGDLQKALDYIERAIKIDSSVAAHWSSKGYALLKLNRLPEAISSLETATNLDPQFPSAWINLGEAQMRSNNLGKAIQSLEKAVTLAPAALDARLFLAQSYLSSRQADKARTHANAMLKAQPELPQALAIVTLAYLMDNNYDAALTNYRKIQARSPQIAKSVKAVGISQGLTGAQALPD, encoded by the coding sequence ATGAATAGGGTTAAATTAATTTCTTGGTATTTATCTTGTCTGTTAACCATGCTGGGCTGCGAAACCCGCGCCGAATACGACGCCGAAGGCTTGTTCAAACAGGTATCGTCTTCCATCGTCACCATTCAAACCTTCGATGAAAAAGGCCGACAACAAGGCCAGGGTAGCGGCGTGGTGGTCGACAAAGACCGAATTGTCACCAACTGCCATGTGATACGGGAGGCCGATAGCCTGAAAGTCGCAGCCGGTTCCCAGGTATATGCCGCAGCCTGGACGCAGACCGATCCCAGCCGTGATATTTGCGTGATCAGCGCGGAAGGCATAGTGGCTCCGCCAATCGATACCAGAAAAATGGGCAATGTTAAGATCGGCGAAACTGTTTTCGCGGTCGGCAATCCCTTGGGCTTTGGTCTGTCCGTGAGTTCCGGTTTGGTTTCGAGTATCAGTCCCTATCGCGATGAACAGGTGATTGTGGCAAGCGTTCCGCTGTCGCCGGGTTCCAGCGGCGGCGGTCTATTTGATAGCCGAGGCCGGTTACTAGGTATCACGACGGCAATACTCACTGCCGGTCAAAACCTGAACATTGTGTTGCCGGCAGATTGGATCGCCGAAATGAGCAAGCGTGGTACCGCGCCGCCGCCGCCTTCCGTCAGTCCAGGGCCGGAGCCACGCTGGATGGAGGAAACTATAGCGCTGCAGCATGCGGGTAATCTTTTGGAATTCGAAAATCACGTTCGCAAATGGCGAGAAACTCAACCGAATTCCGCACTAGCGGCTGCCTATTTGGGCGTGGCGTTGGGTGGAAAAAATCCCAAGGAAGCGGAAGCGGCGTTAAGGGATGCCGTCCGATTGGACGACAGAAACGAATTTGCTTGGTTCGTACTGGCGAAATTATTGTATCGGCTAGACCAGCGCGACGAGGCAAAACAGATCTTGCAAAAAGCGCTACAGCTTTCTCCCAATCACGGTAGTGCTTATTCAACCAAGGCGGAATGGTTGCTCGCGGACAATAAGCCAAAAGAGGCTTATGCCGCCGTTCAGGATGCCATTCGCGTGGAGCCGGGCGTTGTCGAGCATTGGCGTTGGTTAGGCGTTATCGCCGATAGATTGGACCGCGCCGAAGAATCAGCCAAAGCCTATCAAACTGCGCTTAGATTGAATCCAATGGATGATGCCTCAAAACAGGCTTTATCCAATGTGCTGGCCCGTAACGGTAAAGCCGATGCCGCGCGGTTAATACTTGGCAAGGATAGCGACAGCAATCCTTCCAACGCCGGAACTTGGCTGTCGATGGGATTCACGGAATCGGCTCGCAAACACTATGGTGATGCGGAAAAAGCCTTTAGAAAAGCGCTGGAAATTTCACCCGGAAACAGCAATGCCTGGGTTGGCTTGGGTGTTGTGTTAACCGAAACCAATCGATTAAAAGACGCCGAGCAGGCATACGATAAAGCCTATGATTCAAAACCGGATGATCGGGGAGTCGTCGCCGAGATATTGACCAATCGCGGTAACGTCAAAAGCAAACTGGGCGACAAACGGGCAGCGCTAGCCGATATAGAGACGGCTATCAGAACAGATCCCACTTATGCCAATGCCTATCGTTCGCTCGGCATTTTAAAGGTAGAAGCGCGCGATCATAGAGCGGTTGTGGAGGCTTTTAGGAAAGTAGTTGCTTCCAATATTGTCGGCGCAGATGATTGGGCTACGCTGGGCGAGGCATTGGAGGCATTGGGTGAAAAAAGCGAAGCCCTCGAAGCGTTGAAAAAATCCGAAAAATTAAATCCGAATAGTCAGCAAGTTCTCCAAAAACTGACCGGATATTACGGTCGAAATGGCGATCTGCAAAAAGCCTTGGACTACATTGAGCGCGCAATAAAAATCGATTCGTCCGTCGCGGCCCATTGGAGCAGCAAAGGTTATGCACTATTAAAGCTAAATCGTCTGCCCGAAGCAATTAGCTCGTTGGAAACCGCAACCAATCTGGATCCCCAGTTCCCTAGCGCCTGGATCAATTTGGGTGAGGCGCAAATGCGCAGTAATAACCTGGGTAAAGCGATTCAATCCCTGGAAAAAGCCGTTACTCTGGCGCCGGCCGCGCTCGATGCCCGCCTGTTTTTAGCGCAATCCTATCTGAGTTCTCGTCAAGCGGATAAAGCCAGAACCCACGCTAATGCGATGTTGAAAGCTCAGCCCGAACTGCCGCAAGCTTTGGCGATTGTGACCTTGGCTTATCTGATGGACAACAACTATGACGCGGCATTAACTAACTATCGAAAAATCCAAGCCAGAAGCCCTCAAATTGCCAAGTCGGTCAAGGCAGTGGGCATTTCTCAAGGATTGACTGGAGCGCAAGCCTTGCCTGATTAA
- a CDS encoding transposase, with the protein MNRNVVGLDIAKQVFHLFMMPDGKAIKRKLKRSELLEFIAQLPPSLIVLEACSGSHHWARSFQKLGHEVELLNARYVKAFVVGNKNDFNDTHTGHKCRGNLYGGTATEQTYGEH; encoded by the coding sequence ATGAATCGTAACGTAGTGGGTTTGGATATTGCAAAACAAGTTTTTCATCTGTTCATGATGCCAGATGGCAAAGCGATCAAGCGAAAATTGAAGCGGTCGGAGTTGCTGGAATTCATTGCCCAACTGCCGCCGAGCTTGATCGTGCTGGAAGCCTGCAGCGGTTCACACCATTGGGCACGGTCGTTCCAAAAGCTGGGTCATGAGGTGGAACTGTTGAATGCCCGTTACGTGAAGGCCTTTGTGGTAGGCAACAAAAACGATTTCAACGATACCCACACTGGGCACAAGTGCCGAGGCAATCTTTACGGCGGCACGGCAACCGAACAAACGTACGGTGAGCATTAA
- a CDS encoding SH3 domain-containing protein, with product MTENINQVQKTYNINSTLADTISHMNKAYGGNSALMDAFSQIQKTYNINSTLVDTISRMHKAYGGNSAMTNAVSQIQKTYNINSTLADTISRMNKAYGGNSALMDAVSQMQKTYNINSSLIDTINRMNKAYGGNSALMDAVSQIQKTYNINSSLVDTISRMHKAYASNSSLIDAIYQMQEAINASSEFNESSFENDIYQTQFDATLASIAAEDNESAVSHFKLLPKYIQIILLIFLMQILLPVIVSISANLLTPYVEEIIKTERSDKEKLSQLKNIDVSSLTWMSDDLRFISADNVKLRSAPNIKSEIVELLSLGQVVVFIEKQRNWTFVVVHFDNGESASGWIFTRYVARFKN from the coding sequence TTGACTGAAAATATCAATCAAGTACAAAAGACATATAACATCAACAGCACTCTGGCCGATACGATCAGCCATATGAATAAGGCCTATGGAGGTAACAGTGCCCTGATGGATGCTTTCAGTCAAATACAAAAGACATACAACATCAACAGCACTCTGGTCGATACGATCAGCCGTATGCATAAGGCCTATGGCGGTAACAGCGCCATGACGAATGCCGTTAGTCAAATACAAAAGACATATAACATCAACAGCACTCTGGCCGATACGATCAGTCGTATGAATAAGGCCTATGGCGGTAACAGTGCCCTGATGGATGCCGTCAGTCAAATGCAAAAGACATACAACATCAACAGCTCTTTGATCGATACGATTAATCGTATGAATAAGGCCTATGGCGGTAACAGTGCCTTGATGGATGCCGTCAGTCAAATACAAAAGACATACAACATCAACAGCTCTCTGGTCGATACGATCAGCCGTATGCATAAGGCCTATGCTAGTAACAGTTCTCTGATCGATGCAATCTACCAGATGCAGGAAGCTATTAACGCTAGTAGTGAATTCAACGAGAGCAGTTTCGAAAATGATATTTACCAAACTCAATTTGACGCCACTCTTGCTTCCATCGCTGCTGAAGACAATGAATCAGCTGTTAGCCATTTCAAGCTACTCCCGAAATATATTCAAATTATATTATTAATATTTCTAATGCAGATTTTGCTCCCAGTTATTGTTAGTATTTCTGCAAATCTTTTAACGCCATATGTTGAAGAGATTATTAAGACAGAAAGGTCTGATAAGGAGAAATTGAGTCAACTAAAGAATATTGATGTCAGCAGTTTGACGTGGATGTCAGATGACTTGCGTTTTATATCTGCAGATAATGTCAAGCTAAGAAGCGCACCTAACATTAAATCAGAGATAGTTGAGTTACTAAGTCTCGGTCAAGTTGTTGTGTTTATAGAAAAACAAAGAAATTGGACATTCGTGGTTGTACATTTTGATAATGGCGAATCAGCAAGCGGTTGGATATTTACCAGATATGTCGCAAGGTTCAAAAATTAG
- a CDS encoding REP-associated tyrosine transposase: protein MTDYRRLYIPGASWFFTVNLAQRKGNRLLIDNIDLLRKAFAYTKRRHPFKIDAVVVLPDHIHCIWTLPEGDSDFSTRWNVLKGAFSKSRETGERVSASRKSRRERGIWQRRFWEHGLRDQEDYSRHIDYIHWNPVKHQWVNSVKDWPYSSFHHYVKQGIYPENWGSVIPLDIEGIE, encoded by the coding sequence ATGACGGATTATCGTAGACTCTATATTCCCGGCGCATCATGGTTTTTTACCGTCAATTTGGCGCAACGAAAGGGAAACCGATTATTGATTGATAATATCGATTTATTGCGCAAGGCATTTGCCTATACCAAACGCCGACATCCTTTCAAAATAGACGCCGTGGTTGTTTTACCGGACCACATTCATTGTATTTGGACTTTACCTGAAGGGGATTCCGATTTCTCAACTCGCTGGAATGTTTTGAAAGGCGCCTTTTCCAAAAGCCGCGAAACAGGGGAGCGAGTTTCAGCCAGTCGAAAATCTCGAAGGGAACGTGGCATTTGGCAGCGGCGATTTTGGGAACATGGCTTGCGCGATCAAGAAGATTACAGCCGTCACATAGATTACATCCATTGGAATCCGGTAAAGCATCAATGGGTAAACTCGGTAAAGGACTGGCCTTATTCGAGTTTTCACCATTACGTCAAGCAAGGAATTTATCCCGAAAACTGGGGTAGCGTTATACCGTTGGATATTGAAGGAATTGAATAA
- a CDS encoding glutathione S-transferase family protein, giving the protein MITLYQFPRAWNIPNPSQFCVKLETYLRMAGIEYRVAETLPLYAPLGKLPFIEDNGQKLADSRLIIRYLQQYYGDSLDEHLLAEQRAQALAWQRLLEEHLYWVCMYSRWQYGSENWQINKQAIFQGLPQPMMDIVAAIYRLRIRGQLRGHGIGRLPAADIFELGLRDVAALSAALHGKTFLLGNRPSSVDASAYGILINLIACPISSPVKDYALSQAALVDYCRRMQLRYFPELGEPTFGD; this is encoded by the coding sequence ATGATTACGTTGTATCAATTTCCCAGGGCCTGGAATATTCCCAACCCCAGCCAGTTTTGCGTAAAGCTGGAAACCTATCTGCGCATGGCCGGCATCGAATATCGGGTTGCCGAAACTTTGCCCCTTTATGCGCCCTTAGGCAAGCTACCTTTCATAGAAGACAACGGCCAAAAGCTTGCCGATAGCCGGCTGATTATCCGCTATCTGCAACAATATTATGGCGATAGCCTGGATGAGCATCTGTTGGCCGAGCAAAGAGCCCAAGCTCTGGCTTGGCAACGCTTATTGGAAGAACATTTGTATTGGGTGTGCATGTATAGCCGTTGGCAATACGGATCGGAGAATTGGCAAATTAATAAGCAGGCGATCTTCCAAGGTCTACCGCAACCCATGATGGACATAGTTGCCGCTATCTATCGGTTGCGGATTCGCGGGCAATTGCGCGGCCACGGCATTGGCCGGCTACCTGCCGCCGATATTTTCGAATTGGGCCTGCGCGATGTGGCGGCTCTTTCCGCCGCGCTTCACGGCAAGACTTTTTTGTTGGGAAACCGGCCCAGCAGCGTCGATGCTTCGGCCTACGGCATATTGATCAATTTGATAGCTTGTCCGATCAGCTCGCCGGTCAAGGACTATGCCTTATCGCAAGCCGCATTAGTCGATTACTGTCGGCGCATGCAGCTGCGTTATTTCCCCGAGCTGGGCGAACCGACGTTTGGCGATTAA
- a CDS encoding LysR family transcriptional regulator — MADLRTFDLNLLIAFDLLMKERNVSRAAEKMFISQSAMSHVLQRLRQQLEDPLLVKTPEGMTPTLRALSLVAPVAAVLKDVEGLIRAPAPFDPASCRRAFTIAATDYVEALLLPILAPRIARQAPGVDIHFKRTSSRFPLNALEQGEIDLILGFEVMLNPPKHLHCESLFDDYMVCVARIGHPQVNAALTLEDYIELPHILLSRTGASTGQVDSWLAEHGRERRVALTVSHFLSASLIVAQTDMVMAFPKRTAEQFAQNLPLQLVRLPLDLPHYDTVMVWHPLQDQDLANRWLRDEIRAACATLDH; from the coding sequence ATGGCCGACCTAAGAACGTTTGATTTAAATCTATTGATCGCCTTCGATCTGCTGATGAAGGAACGGAATGTATCGCGGGCGGCGGAAAAAATGTTCATTAGCCAATCGGCAATGAGCCACGTGCTGCAACGCTTGCGGCAACAATTGGAAGACCCATTGCTGGTGAAAACCCCGGAGGGTATGACACCGACGCTACGCGCCCTGTCGCTGGTGGCACCCGTGGCCGCGGTGCTTAAGGATGTGGAAGGTTTGATTCGAGCGCCGGCGCCGTTCGATCCCGCCAGTTGCCGGCGCGCTTTTACCATCGCGGCGACGGATTACGTGGAAGCCCTACTCTTGCCGATACTGGCACCGCGTATCGCCCGGCAGGCGCCGGGCGTGGATATTCATTTCAAGCGTACCAGCAGCCGTTTTCCGCTTAATGCGCTGGAGCAAGGCGAGATAGACCTGATACTGGGTTTTGAAGTGATGTTGAATCCACCCAAACATTTACATTGCGAAAGCCTGTTCGACGATTACATGGTCTGCGTGGCGCGCATCGGTCACCCGCAAGTGAATGCGGCATTGACGCTGGAAGACTATATAGAACTGCCGCATATTCTGCTATCCAGAACCGGTGCCAGTACCGGACAGGTCGATAGCTGGTTGGCGGAACACGGTCGCGAGCGGCGAGTGGCGTTGACTGTGTCGCATTTTCTGTCCGCGTCGTTGATCGTGGCGCAAACGGATATGGTCATGGCTTTTCCTAAACGCACTGCCGAGCAATTCGCCCAGAACTTGCCATTGCAATTGGTGCGCTTGCCGCTGGATTTACCGCATTACGACACGGTCATGGTCTGGCATCCGCTGCAAGACCAGGATCTTGCCAACCGCTGGCTACGCGATGAAATTCGCGCCGCTTGCGCCACGCTGGACCATTAA
- a CDS encoding tautomerase family protein → MPLWKVYHPSGAFSAEDKQELAEQIVNVYAAVPIPKFYAVVIFEEVAKGNCFVGGVRNDKFIRFKVDQIARTLPGPIIREWWMRTLDEVIAPFVKERGFDWEISIDETPFDLWSLQGELPPPFESIAEKRWVEENKASPYTYQEKLPAGHFLLTPGVTG, encoded by the coding sequence ATGCCTTTGTGGAAAGTCTATCACCCCAGCGGAGCCTTCAGCGCGGAAGACAAACAAGAGCTGGCTGAACAAATCGTAAACGTCTATGCGGCTGTACCAATCCCAAAATTTTACGCCGTCGTCATTTTCGAAGAAGTGGCTAAAGGTAATTGTTTTGTCGGTGGCGTGCGTAATGACAAGTTTATTCGCTTCAAGGTCGACCAAATCGCCCGGACATTACCAGGTCCAATCATACGAGAATGGTGGATGCGAACGCTAGACGAAGTCATTGCACCGTTTGTTAAAGAGCGCGGTTTCGATTGGGAAATTTCGATAGACGAAACCCCATTCGATCTTTGGTCGCTACAGGGCGAATTGCCTCCGCCCTTTGAGTCTATAGCTGAAAAACGTTGGGTTGAGGAAAACAAAGCTAGTCCTTACACATACCAAGAAAAGCTACCCGCAGGTCACTTTTTACTGACTCCAGGCGTAACGGGTTGA
- a CDS encoding EAL domain-containing protein: MEKHFHADFYGFVIDNEQGLSFAGKPVSLHPKEFKMLLELVKQAGNRVSKEDLISRVWNDAPTSDESISRCLSILKSTLRRVSPGIEFLIKTEYGQGYRFIGQIGKPATFVNEENFFLLINATRNLIIVKDEQSRWQIANNATLELYGLIGKPWQGKTCSQLAAMCDERYQRYFDACSEADEQAWQARQSLELIRTIVSNDENNQQKRVFEIVKTPLFEANGSRKALIVLGQEISDRLESERQGRLMSRVLSNSDEAVLISDQDNNIVYVNDAFTRITGYTLGEVMGQNPRILASDRHDHDFYAEMWEHLLKEGTWHGEIWDKRKNGNIYPKWLNISTVHDGDGRICNYVAIFSDISKRKADEALLLFLAYHDPLTKLPNRLLLRDRFMQAVGLSARHEAGSVALLFLDLDRFKNINDSLGHEVGDRVLIAVAKRLEAHVREIDTVSRLGGDEFVVVLTDMPNTPAIAHVAQKILDHLSEEFEIDEQRLTSTASIGVALYPHDGDDFETLLKLADTAMYHAKDCGRNTYRFYTDKMNVDALERLRMRNSLAAALTNQEFVLYYQPQFDLISSELIGFEALIRWNHPEAGLMLPHKFISIAEETGQIVPMGEWVIREACRQAKAWQELGYEPVRVAVNLSSMQFKRGDIIKMITDLTDEHNLDPQYIELELTETIMLQDIEYILDIVEKFKSLRFTLSIDDFGTGYSSLAYLKRFRVDKLKIDQSFIRNLEIDRHDLAIVRSIIQLARGFDMHTIAEGVETLGQLDVLRQEGCQEGQGYLFSHPLAADQVVSYLKMRS, translated from the coding sequence ATGGAAAAGCATTTTCACGCTGACTTTTACGGTTTTGTCATCGATAACGAGCAGGGGCTTAGCTTTGCCGGCAAGCCGGTTAGTTTGCACCCCAAAGAATTCAAAATGTTGCTCGAACTGGTCAAACAGGCCGGCAACCGGGTATCCAAGGAAGACTTGATCAGTCGAGTCTGGAATGACGCCCCCACCTCCGATGAAAGTATTTCCCGTTGTCTGTCGATTTTGAAGTCGACCCTGCGCCGGGTAAGTCCGGGTATCGAGTTCTTGATTAAAACCGAATACGGCCAGGGTTATCGCTTCATTGGTCAAATCGGCAAGCCCGCGACATTCGTCAATGAAGAGAACTTCTTTTTACTGATAAATGCGACCCGCAATTTGATCATCGTCAAGGATGAGCAAAGCAGATGGCAGATCGCCAATAACGCCACGCTGGAGCTGTACGGCTTAATCGGCAAACCTTGGCAGGGCAAAACCTGCAGCCAACTGGCGGCAATGTGCGACGAGCGTTACCAACGCTATTTTGATGCCTGCTCGGAAGCCGACGAACAGGCTTGGCAGGCACGGCAGTCCTTGGAGTTGATTCGTACCATCGTCTCTAACGATGAAAATAATCAACAAAAACGCGTGTTCGAAATTGTTAAAACACCGCTGTTCGAGGCTAACGGCAGCCGGAAAGCCTTGATTGTTTTGGGGCAAGAGATTAGTGATCGTTTGGAAAGCGAACGCCAAGGCCGTTTGATGAGCCGAGTGCTCTCCAATAGCGACGAGGCGGTGTTAATCAGCGATCAGGACAACAATATTGTCTATGTTAACGATGCATTTACCCGGATAACCGGTTATACCTTGGGTGAGGTTATGGGCCAAAACCCGCGGATCTTGGCCTCGGATCGGCATGATCATGACTTTTATGCCGAGATGTGGGAGCACCTGCTTAAGGAAGGGACTTGGCATGGCGAGATTTGGGATAAGCGCAAGAACGGCAATATTTATCCGAAGTGGTTGAACATCAGTACCGTACACGACGGCGATGGCCGTATTTGTAACTATGTAGCTATTTTTAGCGACATATCCAAGCGCAAGGCGGACGAGGCCTTGCTGCTGTTTCTGGCCTATCACGATCCATTGACCAAACTGCCCAATCGCTTGTTGTTGCGAGATCGATTTATGCAAGCGGTGGGGCTTAGCGCGCGGCACGAAGCGGGCTCGGTAGCGCTGTTGTTTTTGGATCTGGATCGGTTCAAAAATATCAACGATAGTCTCGGGCATGAGGTGGGCGACCGTGTGCTGATCGCTGTGGCAAAGCGTCTGGAAGCGCATGTGCGCGAGATCGATACCGTTAGCCGTTTGGGCGGCGACGAGTTTGTGGTGGTGTTGACCGACATGCCTAACACGCCGGCCATAGCGCATGTGGCGCAGAAGATTCTGGATCATCTGAGTGAGGAGTTTGAAATCGACGAACAAAGGCTCACTTCCACGGCCAGTATTGGAGTGGCACTTTATCCGCACGACGGTGACGACTTCGAGACATTGTTAAAGCTGGCCGATACGGCGATGTATCACGCCAAGGATTGCGGGCGTAATACTTATCGGTTCTACACCGACAAAATGAATGTCGATGCGCTGGAACGTTTGCGGATGCGTAACAGTTTGGCGGCTGCGCTGACCAATCAAGAGTTTGTTTTGTATTACCAGCCGCAATTCGATCTGATTAGCTCCGAGCTGATCGGCTTTGAGGCCTTGATTCGCTGGAATCATCCGGAAGCGGGGCTGATGCTGCCCCATAAATTTATCTCGATTGCCGAAGAAACCGGGCAAATTGTGCCCATGGGCGAATGGGTGATTCGCGAAGCGTGTCGCCAAGCTAAAGCCTGGCAGGAGCTTGGATACGAGCCCGTGAGAGTGGCAGTGAATTTATCCTCGATGCAATTCAAACGCGGCGACATCATCAAGATGATTACCGATCTAACCGACGAGCACAATCTGGATCCGCAATATATCGAGCTGGAGTTAACCGAGACCATCATGTTGCAGGATATCGAATACATATTGGATATTGTGGAGAAATTCAAGTCGCTACGTTTTACGCTATCCATCGACGATTTTGGTACCGGATATTCCAGCTTGGCCTACCTAAAACGCTTTCGCGTCGATAAGTTGAAAATCGATCAATCATTTATACGAAATCTGGAAATCGATCGTCATGATCTGGCCATCGTTCGCTCGATTATCCAGCTTGCCCGTGGTTTTGATATGCACACTATCGCCGAGGGCGTAGAAACCCTGGGGCAGCTTGACGTTCTGCGTCAAGAAGGCTGTCAAGAAGGCCAAGGCTATCTGTTTTCCCATCCTTTGGCGGCCGATCAGGTAGTCTCTTATCTAAAAATGCGTTCTTAA
- a CDS encoding patatin-like phospholipase family protein — MKKSIALLVFIFISPICTADEISGDNLPGFYLVNTPNARLNNQQKYFSHEYQKINLRKNENDSEIRPKHLTGLALSGGGIRSSAYQLGILSGLYESKKNLLDIDYISSVSGGSWANGGYWAWASSDEEFFNCLFTAAINPKADCDAAVMLNSEQPFAILPAEGAKLKARKRQWKEYIESVYLPNCNVDAEDIKSTGIDSACARNYRTKPYVIINATHSVPTTEQGASEMNMPFQFTLDNIGTISDCHPDMKCKKGFFVNNISKDFAWVNNALFRKDKPENSLSAAMAASSGVVGAPVLLSYEYELFYQPRISLLGNWRGSNIKEIRKEIVLSDGGKSDNLGLVPLIERGVDLIVISYMGKDNDLNKNPWEDLDIAVKQVKNLLGCDVEKPGLDVDLSKNLIHESKYTCKNHNGKILHVKASYGNAKRFVEYLSSIGQSDLVNYLTVKDVENNKNENDRFPQTETMKQKYDDELIRSYYLMGRWVAKEYLSDIIKKTQENGTN; from the coding sequence ATGAAAAAATCAATTGCTTTGTTGGTCTTCATATTTATTTCGCCAATTTGTACCGCCGATGAGATATCTGGCGATAATCTGCCAGGATTTTATTTAGTTAATACCCCTAATGCTAGGTTGAACAACCAACAAAAATATTTCTCTCATGAATACCAGAAAATAAATTTGAGAAAAAATGAAAACGATAGTGAAATTAGGCCTAAGCATTTAACTGGATTAGCACTATCTGGAGGTGGCATACGTTCTTCTGCATATCAATTAGGTATATTGTCTGGCCTGTATGAAAGTAAGAAAAATCTTTTAGATATTGATTATATCTCATCTGTTAGTGGCGGCAGTTGGGCAAACGGTGGGTATTGGGCATGGGCTTCTTCAGACGAGGAGTTTTTTAATTGCTTATTTACGGCTGCTATAAATCCTAAAGCAGATTGTGATGCGGCAGTAATGCTGAACTCGGAACAACCCTTCGCAATATTGCCAGCTGAAGGCGCAAAATTAAAAGCAAGAAAGCGGCAATGGAAGGAGTATATCGAGAGTGTATATCTACCCAATTGTAATGTTGACGCAGAAGATATTAAATCGACAGGAATCGATAGTGCATGTGCTCGGAACTACAGGACTAAACCGTATGTTATTATCAATGCAACACATTCTGTTCCTACAACAGAGCAAGGTGCAAGTGAAATGAATATGCCGTTTCAATTTACCCTTGATAATATAGGTACTATTTCTGATTGCCATCCAGATATGAAGTGTAAAAAAGGATTTTTCGTAAACAATATCTCCAAAGATTTTGCATGGGTTAACAACGCACTTTTTCGAAAAGATAAGCCGGAGAATAGTTTATCGGCTGCTATGGCAGCATCTTCTGGTGTAGTTGGAGCTCCTGTCCTGTTATCTTATGAATATGAGTTGTTCTATCAACCTAGAATTTCTTTGCTTGGTAATTGGCGCGGCAGTAACATAAAAGAAATACGAAAAGAGATTGTATTAAGTGACGGAGGAAAGTCTGACAATCTTGGCTTAGTTCCATTGATAGAGCGTGGCGTTGATCTAATTGTCATCTCGTATATGGGTAAAGACAACGATTTGAATAAAAATCCATGGGAAGATCTAGATATAGCTGTAAAACAAGTCAAAAACTTACTTGGCTGTGATGTTGAAAAACCTGGGCTCGACGTAGACCTTTCAAAAAATCTCATACACGAAAGTAAGTACACATGCAAAAATCACAACGGAAAAATATTGCATGTAAAAGCATCCTATGGGAACGCGAAACGCTTTGTTGAATATTTGAGCAGTATCGGTCAGAGCGACTTGGTGAATTACTTAACGGTTAAAGATGTCGAAAATAATAAAAATGAAAATGACAGATTTCCACAAACTGAAACAATGAAACAAAAGTATGATGATGAGCTAATAAGGTCATATTACTTAATGGGGCGCTGGGTTGCCAAGGAGTATCTAAGCGATATAATCAAAAAGACACAGGAAAATGGTACAAATTAA